The genomic window AAACGCATAATATAGAAGACCGAAATGGCGAACTGATTATTAGAATTGAAAATGAACAATATGGGGATTCTCTTTTTAGTTTCATACAGGCACTTACAAAAATAACAGATTTATCGTTCATCAGAAAACAGCACATATCCTCTTTATTTAAGGAAGATTTTAAGGAATATATGAAACAGACCTTTGGAGATAAATGTACTTTTAGTTATAGTGAGCCAAAGCATGACCCAGACGGCAACTATGTTGTCGATTGTTATGTCGATTTAGACCGGCCACTGTTGATTTTCGCACTTACAGGCGATTACAGGTGCAAAGACGCTATCATAACATGTTTGGCCTTCAAAGAATGGGGATACACATTTAATTCTATTGGTGTTTTTGAAGAAAGTAAAAACATTAGCCCAAAGGTTTTAGCTCAATCCATGGATTGGGTCGATAAGCAATTTTCAACATTGACATCCGCAAAGGAACTAATGCCTGAGTATACCAAAAAAATGGCCTTATGCTAACTAAATTTGTTTAGATATGTACTGTCGGACAGGCAGCATCTGTATTGTGTGGTAGCCAGCAAATAATTGCAAGGATTTATATCACAAAAAATGATTAATATACACCTAATATTAACTTGATAGGTTATGAGATTGGAGGAAGGGTGGTATGAGCGGATGGAGGGACCGGATAAAATAGAGGGGATTGTGATGTATTGGGGGTACAATG from Methanohalophilus halophilus includes these protein-coding regions:
- a CDS encoding DUF1828 domain-containing protein, translated to METDLIKTLRESVCQELEIFQEGKERYVVDTPFGFDDGDSFVIVLKKDEGGWHFTDEGHTLMHLSYYDLDIPSTKGKRRSFFNNILETHNIEDRNGELIIRIENEQYGDSLFSFIQALTKITDLSFIRKQHISSLFKEDFKEYMKQTFGDKCTFSYSEPKHDPDGNYVVDCYVDLDRPLLIFALTGDYRCKDAIITCLAFKEWGYTFNSIGVFEESKNISPKVLAQSMDWVDKQFSTLTSAKELMPEYTKKMALC